A single window of Streptomyces sp. NBC_00464 DNA harbors:
- a CDS encoding putative cobaltochelatase has translation MSRPYPFTAIVGQDSLRLALLLNAISPAVGGVLVRGEKGTAKSTTVRALATLLPEVDVVVGCRFSCAPDLPDPTCPDGPHEATSKASRPASIVELPVGASEDRLVGSLDIERALTEGVKAFEPGLLAAANRGILYVDEVNLLHDHLVDVLLDASAMGASYVEREGVSVRHAARFLLVGTMNPEEGELRPQLLDRFGLTVEVAASRETDLRVEVVRRRLAYDDDPASFAAKWADEEGALRARIVAARALLPQVRLGDGALRQIAATCAAFEVDGMRADIVMARTATALAAWAGRTDVLAEDVRQAALLALPHRRRRNPFDAPGLDEDKLDDTLEQNSSEDDDPDPDGPGGGGRPPEGDGPDTPPQGEGGADDTPAQSVPEQGGEKEQGQAGGSGEQQPVRAGEPFRTKMLSVPGLGEGAAGRRSRARTEHGRTTGARRPQGALTKLHLAATVQAAAPHQRARGRSGRGLVVRRDDLRQAVREGREGNLVLFVVDASGSMAARQRMTAVKGAVLSLLMDAYQRRDKVGLITFRGKDAEVVLPPTSSVDAAAARLEMLPTGGRTPVAAGLLKAHDVLRVERLRDPSRRPLLVVVTDGRATGGPEPVALASRAARLHEAEGIASVVVDCESGPVRLGLAVSLAGELGGTAVTLDELRADSIAGLVKDVQGYSRRAA, from the coding sequence ATGAGTAGGCCATATCCGTTCACCGCGATTGTCGGGCAGGACAGTCTCCGGCTCGCTCTGCTACTCAATGCCATCAGCCCTGCCGTGGGCGGAGTGCTCGTGCGTGGCGAAAAGGGAACAGCGAAGTCCACGACCGTCCGTGCGCTTGCAACCCTCTTGCCCGAGGTCGACGTCGTTGTCGGCTGCCGGTTCTCGTGCGCCCCCGATTTGCCTGACCCCACATGCCCTGATGGGCCGCACGAGGCCACATCAAAAGCGTCGCGCCCAGCAAGCATCGTCGAGCTGCCTGTCGGCGCATCCGAAGACCGACTGGTCGGATCGCTCGACATCGAGCGAGCGCTCACCGAAGGCGTCAAAGCCTTCGAGCCGGGGCTTCTGGCTGCCGCGAACCGGGGCATTCTGTATGTCGACGAAGTCAACCTGTTGCATGATCACCTGGTCGACGTCCTGCTCGACGCTTCGGCCATGGGCGCCTCGTACGTGGAGCGCGAAGGCGTCTCCGTACGGCATGCCGCGCGCTTCCTGCTGGTCGGGACCATGAACCCGGAGGAGGGGGAGCTCAGGCCCCAACTCCTCGACCGCTTCGGGCTGACCGTCGAGGTCGCCGCCTCCCGCGAGACCGATCTGCGGGTCGAGGTCGTACGGCGCCGGCTCGCGTACGACGACGATCCCGCGAGCTTCGCCGCCAAGTGGGCCGACGAGGAAGGCGCGTTGCGGGCCAGGATCGTGGCCGCGCGGGCGCTTCTCCCTCAAGTCCGGCTCGGCGACGGTGCATTGCGGCAGATCGCGGCCACCTGTGCCGCCTTCGAGGTCGACGGGATGCGGGCCGACATCGTGATGGCCCGGACCGCCACGGCGCTGGCAGCCTGGGCGGGGCGTACGGACGTACTCGCCGAGGACGTACGGCAGGCCGCCCTGCTCGCACTCCCCCACCGGCGCCGGCGCAATCCGTTCGACGCGCCGGGGCTCGACGAGGACAAGCTCGACGACACGCTGGAGCAGAACAGCTCCGAGGACGACGATCCGGACCCGGACGGCCCGGGTGGCGGTGGCCGGCCGCCGGAGGGCGACGGGCCCGACACGCCGCCGCAGGGCGAGGGCGGGGCCGACGACACGCCCGCGCAGTCCGTCCCCGAGCAGGGCGGCGAGAAGGAACAGGGGCAGGCCGGCGGAAGCGGCGAGCAGCAGCCCGTACGGGCCGGTGAGCCGTTCCGTACGAAGATGCTGAGCGTGCCCGGTCTCGGCGAGGGCGCGGCGGGGCGGCGGTCCCGGGCGCGTACCGAGCACGGGCGGACGACCGGTGCGCGGCGTCCGCAGGGTGCGCTGACCAAGCTCCATCTGGCCGCGACCGTGCAGGCCGCGGCCCCGCATCAGCGGGCGCGGGGCCGGTCGGGCCGGGGTCTGGTGGTGCGGCGGGACGATCTGCGGCAGGCGGTGCGGGAAGGGCGCGAGGGGAACCTCGTGCTGTTCGTCGTGGACGCGTCCGGGTCGATGGCCGCCCGGCAGCGGATGACCGCCGTGAAGGGTGCGGTGCTGTCCCTGCTGATGGATGCCTACCAGCGGCGGGACAAGGTCGGGCTGATCACCTTCCGGGGCAAGGACGCCGAGGTGGTGCTGCCGCCGACGTCGTCCGTGGACGCCGCCGCCGCGCGGCTGGAGATGCTGCCGACCGGGGGTCGCACCCCGGTGGCCGCCGGGCTGTTGAAGGCGCATGACGTGCTGCGGGTGGAGCGGCTGCGCGATCCTTCGCGGCGGCCGTTGCTGGTCGTGGTGACCGACGGGCGGGCGACCGGGGGGCCGGAGCCGGTGGCGTTGGCCTCGCGGGCGGCGCGGCTGCATGAGGCCGAGGGCATCGCCTCCGTCGTCGTGGACTGCGAGTCGGGGCCCGTACGGCTCGGGCTCGCCGTGAGCCTCGCGGGTGAGCTGGGCGGCACCGCCGTCACGCTCGACGAGCTGCGGGCCGACTCGATCGCGGGTCTGGTCAAGGACGTTCAGGGCTACAGCAGGAGGGCCGCGTAA